The following coding sequences lie in one Osmerus mordax isolate fOsmMor3 chromosome 13, fOsmMor3.pri, whole genome shotgun sequence genomic window:
- the LOC136955198 gene encoding COP9 signalosome complex subunit 2 translates to MSDMEDDFMCDDEEDYDLEYSEDSNSEPNVDLENQYYNSKALKEDDPKAALSSFQKVLELEGEKGEWGFKALKQMIKINFKLTNFPEMMNRYKQLLMYIRSAVTRNYSEKSINSILDYISTSKQMDLLQEFYETTLDALKDAKNDRLWFKTNTKLGKLYLEREEFGKLQKILRQLHQSCQTDDGEDDLKKGTQLLEIYALEIQMYTAQKNNKKLKALYEQSLHIKSAIPHPLIMGVIRECGGKMHLREGEFEKAHTDFFESFKNYDESGSPRRTTCLKYLVLANMLMKSGINPFDSQEAKPYKNDPEILAMTNLVSAYQNNDITEFEKILKTNHSSIMDDPFIREHIEELLRNIRTQVLIKLIKPYTRIHIPFISKELNIDVCDVESLLVQCILDNTIHGRIDQVNQLLELDYQKRGGARYTALDKWTNQLNSLNQAIVSKLT, encoded by the exons ATGTCTGACATGGAAGATGATTTCATGTGCGACGATGAAGAGGATTATGATCTG GAATATTCAGAGGACAGTAACTCAGAGCCCAATGTGGACTTGGAAAATCAATACTACAACTCTAAAGCCTTGAAGGAGGATGATCCCAAAGCAGCCCTCAGCAGCTTTCAGAAG GTgttggagctggagggggaaaagggagaATGGGGATTCAAAGCGCTGAAACAGATGATCAAAATCAACTTCAAGTTG ACTAACTTTCCAGAGATGATGAACAGATATAAGCAGTTGTTGATGTACATAAGGAGTGCTGTTACCAGGAACTACTCTGAGAAATCTATCAACTCCATTCTTGACTACATCTCCACCTCCAAACAG ATGGATCTACTACAGGAGTTCTATGAAACGACTCTCGATGCTTTGAAAGATGCCAAAAATGACCGACTATGgtttaaaacaaatacaaag CTGGGAAAGCTGTACCTGGAGCGGGAAGAGTTTGGAAAGCTACAGAAAATCCTCAGACAGCTGCACCAGTCATGCCAA ACAGATGACGGGGAAGATGACCTCAAGAAAGGCACCCAGCTGTTGGAGATCTACGCCCTGGAGATCCAGATGTACACGGCACAGAAGAACAACAAGAAGCTGAAAGCCCTGTACGAGCAGTCCCTCCACATCAAGTCTGccatccctcatcctctcatcatGGGCGTCATCAGAG AGTGTGGAGGGAAGATGcacctgagagagggggagtttgAGAAGGCTCACACAGACTTCTTCGAGTCCTTTAAGAACTACGACGAGTCGGGCAGTCCCAGGCGGACCACGTGTCTGAAATACCTGGTTTTAGCAAACATGCTGATGAAGTCAGGCATTAATCCGTTCGACTCTCAGGAG GCCAAACCATACAAAAACGATCCAGAAATCCTTGCCATGACAAACTTAGTAAG CGCCTACCAGAATAATGACATCACTGAATTTGAGAAGATTCTAAAAACCAATCACAGTAGCATCATGGACGACCCTTTCATCAGAGAGCACATAGAGG AGCTCCTGCGTAACATTAGAACTCAAGTGCTTATTAAGCTCATTAAGCCTTATACCAGAATACACATCCCATTCATCTCCAAG GAGTTAAATATTGACGTGTGTGATGTGGAGAGTTTGCTGGTGCAATGTATATTGGATAA CACGATTCATGGACGTATTGACCAAGTCAACCAGCTACTGGAGTTGGACTACCAGAAACGAGGAGGGGCGCGTTACACTGCCTTAGACAAATGGACAAACCAACTTAACTCACTCAACCAAGCCATTGTTAGCAAACTCACATGA